From Phenylobacterium montanum, the proteins below share one genomic window:
- a CDS encoding COQ9 family protein, producing MNQPEADWADLAEQRLLNSALSLAPRLGWGERLIAEAAREAGLSDGEAELLLPNGPRDLAALLSRRHDAAALAALSGVDPKSLKIRQRIQRAVEARLDAAMADEAAVRRCAGFLALPGNAPLGLRLTWDSADIIWRWAGDTATDENHYSKRAILSGILASTLAVRLSSGRPAASAYLSARIENVMAFETWKAGLKPSTLLRDVAETLGRMRYGRA from the coding sequence ATGAACCAACCGGAAGCCGACTGGGCCGACCTCGCCGAACAGCGCCTGCTGAACTCGGCCTTGAGCCTCGCTCCAAGGCTTGGCTGGGGCGAGCGCCTAATCGCCGAGGCCGCACGCGAGGCGGGCCTGTCCGACGGCGAGGCCGAGCTTCTGCTGCCCAATGGCCCCCGCGACCTGGCCGCCCTGCTCTCGCGGCGCCATGACGCGGCGGCCCTGGCGGCGCTTTCGGGCGTCGACCCCAAGTCGCTGAAGATCCGCCAGCGAATCCAGAGAGCCGTCGAGGCGCGGCTGGACGCGGCCATGGCGGACGAGGCGGCGGTGCGCCGCTGCGCCGGCTTCCTGGCCCTGCCCGGCAATGCGCCCCTGGGCCTGCGCCTGACCTGGGACAGCGCCGACATCATCTGGCGCTGGGCCGGCGATACGGCCACCGACGAGAACCACTATTCCAAGCGCGCCATCCTGTCGGGCATCCTCGCCTCGACCCTGGCCGTGCGGCTCTCCTCCGGTCGTCCGGCGGCCAGCGCCTATCTGTCGGCGCGGATCGAGAACGTCATGGCCTTCGAGACCTGGAAGGCGGGACTGAAACCATCGACCCTGTTGCGCGACGTAGCCGAGACCCTTGGCCGGATGCGTTACGGCCGGGCCTGA
- the rpsU gene encoding 30S ribosomal protein S21: MVQIFVRDNNVDQALKALKKKMQREGSFREMKRHVHYEKPSEKRARQKAEAVRRARKLARKRAQREGLIAAPKKPART, translated from the coding sequence ATCGTTCAGATTTTCGTGCGCGACAACAATGTCGACCAGGCGCTCAAGGCCCTGAAAAAGAAGATGCAGCGCGAAGGCTCGTTCCGCGAAATGAAGCGGCACGTGCATTATGAAAAGCCGTCGGAGAAGCGTGCTCGCCAGAAGGCCGAGGCCGTCCGCCGCGCCCGCAAGCTGGCCCGCAAGCGCGCCCAGCGCGAAGGCCTGATCGCCGCGCCAAAGAAGCCCGCCCGCACTTAA
- a CDS encoding ABC transporter permease: MKRLLRIAGREYAAYVRTIGFWLSMGLMPVGLILAVFASSQTNSVAPVPTVAMLDQTGRAYAERIEPALAERHGPSTRPVAVVEHPASLGADPAGALRGLVGGDAELADGRRLDVAAIIRPEGEGVAVDAWSRNPADRSVENAISNALSDLMRQDRLAKAGVDAKTLAAIDALQPHLTSYSPKAAGGRVDDRERLQMAIGLAMGLLLWMVVLTGAGILLNSVIEEKSSRILEVLLTSASVPEIMGGKILGVAAVTSTVLGVWLTIGLAILLKVDAGIVKTLVEVMLSKGLIIYFAVYFIGGYLMYATLFTTIGAFCETSREAQTLLGPMMILLSVPLVFMNQAMLHPDAPLVQALSWFPPFTPFMMAARAASGPPWWQVVGSGALMFALTGLELWVAGRAFRAGALSNSRFEPRHFFASLAGRAE, from the coding sequence ATGAAGCGCCTTTTGCGCATCGCGGGCCGCGAATACGCCGCCTATGTCCGCACCATCGGCTTCTGGCTGTCCATGGGCCTGATGCCGGTGGGCCTGATCCTGGCGGTGTTCGCCTCCAGCCAGACGAACTCGGTGGCCCCGGTGCCGACCGTGGCCATGCTGGACCAGACGGGCCGCGCCTATGCCGAACGGATCGAACCGGCCCTGGCCGAGCGCCACGGCCCTTCCACACGGCCCGTCGCCGTGGTCGAGCATCCCGCATCCCTGGGCGCGGATCCGGCCGGCGCCCTGCGCGGCCTTGTCGGCGGCGATGCGGAGCTGGCAGACGGCCGGCGGCTCGACGTCGCCGCGATCATCCGTCCGGAGGGCGAGGGCGTCGCCGTCGATGCCTGGAGCCGCAACCCGGCCGACCGCTCGGTGGAGAACGCGATCTCGAACGCCCTCTCGGACCTGATGCGCCAGGACCGGCTGGCCAAGGCCGGGGTTGACGCCAAGACCCTGGCGGCGATCGACGCCTTGCAGCCGCATCTCACCAGCTATTCGCCCAAGGCCGCCGGCGGGCGGGTGGACGATCGCGAGCGGCTGCAGATGGCCATTGGCCTGGCCATGGGCCTTCTGCTGTGGATGGTGGTGCTGACCGGCGCCGGCATCCTGCTCAACAGCGTGATCGAGGAGAAGTCGAGCCGCATCCTCGAGGTGCTGCTGACCTCGGCCTCGGTGCCCGAGATCATGGGCGGCAAGATCCTTGGCGTGGCGGCGGTGACCTCGACCGTGCTTGGGGTCTGGCTCACCATCGGCCTCGCCATCCTGCTCAAGGTCGACGCCGGGATCGTCAAGACCCTGGTCGAGGTGATGCTGTCCAAGGGCCTCATCATCTATTTCGCCGTCTATTTCATCGGCGGCTATCTGATGTACGCGACCCTGTTCACCACCATCGGCGCCTTCTGCGAGACCAGCCGCGAGGCGCAGACCCTCCTGGGGCCGATGATGATCCTGCTCAGCGTGCCCCTGGTGTTCATGAACCAGGCCATGCTGCACCCCGACGCGCCCCTGGTGCAGGCCCTGTCCTGGTTCCCGCCCTTCACCCCGTTCATGATGGCCGCGAGAGCCGCCAGCGGGCCGCCCTGGTGGCAGGTGGTGGGTTCGGGGGCTCTGATGTTCGCCCTGACGGGCCTGGAGCTCTGGGTCGCCGGACGGGCGTTCCGGGCCGGGGCGCTGTCGAACTCACGGTTCGAGCCTAGGCACTTCTTCGCGAGTTTGGCGGGAAGAGCGGAGTAA
- a CDS encoding ABC transporter ATP-binding protein produces MQAALRLEGVTKRYGDFEAVRDLSFEAAQGRICGFLGPNGAGKTSTIRMILGLVEPTAGRISVLGAPDGRLIREKIGFLPEERGLYRRMTPIGAIAFLSSLKGLSTGEAKRRAKQLLEAHGLGHAMNRQIRSLSKGMAQKVQLLSALTHEPELVILDEPFSGLDPVNQQELETMIRGLAQRGATVLFSTHVMQHAERLCEQVVLIAKGRKVFDGRVEAARAAAPRKLVLEGALDPGQVGALPGLADLVAEPLEGGGLKVTATLVNGAPAQDALRAAFAQGLDITRFELKEPHLHDAFIVLTSAGEAA; encoded by the coding sequence ATGCAGGCGGCGCTGAGGCTGGAGGGGGTCACCAAGCGCTATGGCGACTTCGAGGCGGTCCGGGATTTGAGCTTCGAGGCGGCGCAGGGACGCATCTGCGGCTTCCTTGGGCCGAACGGCGCCGGCAAGACCTCGACCATCCGCATGATCCTGGGCCTGGTGGAGCCCACGGCGGGGCGCATCAGCGTGCTGGGCGCGCCGGATGGGCGCCTGATCCGCGAGAAGATCGGCTTTTTGCCGGAGGAGCGCGGCCTCTATCGCCGCATGACCCCGATCGGCGCCATCGCCTTCCTGTCCAGCCTGAAAGGCCTCTCCACCGGCGAGGCGAAGCGGCGGGCCAAGCAGCTCCTTGAGGCGCACGGCCTGGGCCACGCCATGAACCGCCAGATCCGCAGCCTCTCCAAGGGCATGGCGCAGAAGGTCCAGCTGCTCTCGGCCCTGACCCACGAACCCGAACTGGTGATCCTGGACGAACCCTTTTCCGGCCTCGACCCGGTCAATCAGCAGGAGCTGGAGACCATGATCCGCGGCCTCGCCCAGCGCGGCGCGACGGTCCTGTTCTCCACCCACGTCATGCAGCACGCCGAGCGGCTGTGCGAGCAGGTGGTCCTGATCGCCAAGGGGCGCAAGGTGTTCGACGGCCGGGTCGAGGCCGCCCGGGCCGCCGCGCCGCGCAAGCTGGTGCTGGAGGGCGCCCTGGACCCCGGCCAGGTCGGCGCCCTGCCGGGCCTGGCCGACCTCGTCGCCGAGCCGCTGGAGGGCGGCGGGTTGAAGGTGACGGCGACCCTGGTGAACGGCGCCCCGGCCCAGGACGCCCTGCGCGCCGCCTTCGCGCAAGGGCTGGACATCACCCGCTTCGAGCTGAAGGAGCCGCACCTGCACGACGCCTTCATCGTCCTGACCAGCGCGGGAGAAGCGGCATGA
- a CDS encoding alpha/beta fold hydrolase — MGLGRAALDPRGRFADIGGRRMHWVEAGPPKSTAPLIVFEAGSFGFSADWAVVQERLAARGLRSIAYDRAGLGLSDRGPSPRDGLAIAEDLEKLLAAIGEGGPFILVGHSMAGLHVHLFAGRNPRQVAGLVLVDAIDPEGATHPMVRRYAVHFGRLSHLAAGAASLGLFKPLTAALGDRIELTEEAAPQKRWAFAHGPHNRAASEEVQHWEAAARQARQAGALDPAWPVAVVTAGSVRGFAWSKAIQARPAQASRHGHVANVATASHANLLGRRHADAIVDGILHVCQALTKAA; from the coding sequence ATGGGTTTGGGTCGCGCCGCCTTGGATCCACGCGGCCGGTTCGCCGATATCGGCGGCCGGCGAATGCACTGGGTCGAGGCCGGCCCGCCCAAGTCCACAGCCCCCTTGATCGTGTTCGAGGCCGGCTCGTTCGGCTTTTCCGCCGACTGGGCGGTGGTGCAGGAGCGCCTGGCCGCCCGGGGCCTGAGGTCGATAGCCTATGACCGCGCGGGCCTCGGCCTCTCCGACCGCGGCCCCTCGCCCCGCGACGGCCTGGCCATAGCCGAGGACCTGGAAAAGCTCCTTGCCGCGATCGGCGAGGGTGGACCCTTCATCCTGGTCGGCCACTCCATGGCCGGGCTGCACGTGCACCTGTTCGCCGGCCGAAATCCACGCCAAGTGGCGGGGTTGGTGCTGGTCGACGCTATCGACCCGGAGGGCGCCACCCACCCGATGGTTCGGCGCTATGCGGTCCATTTCGGCCGCCTGTCGCACCTGGCCGCGGGGGCGGCGAGCCTGGGCCTGTTCAAGCCGCTGACGGCGGCCCTGGGCGACCGTATCGAGCTGACCGAGGAGGCCGCGCCGCAAAAGCGCTGGGCCTTCGCCCACGGCCCGCACAATAGAGCCGCCTCGGAGGAGGTGCAGCACTGGGAGGCCGCCGCCCGCCAGGCGCGCCAGGCGGGCGCCTTGGATCCAGCCTGGCCGGTGGCCGTGGTGACCGCCGGATCGGTGCGCGGCTTCGCCTGGTCGAAGGCGATCCAGGCCAGGCCCGCCCAGGCTTCGCGCCACGGCCATGTGGCCAACGTCGCCACGGCCAGCCACGCCAATCTGCTCGGCCGTCGGCACGCCGACGCGATCGTCGATGGAATTCTCCACGTTTGCCAGGCGTTGACGAAAGCCGCGTAA
- a CDS encoding alpha/beta fold hydrolase codes for MRRGSKILAGLILAILAYIAAGGALVAAEASHPMRGRLVDIGGRRMHLVCEGERNAEPTVLFEAGAFGFSADWGVVQDRVTAQGLHTCSYDRAGLGLSDPGPGPRDGLAAAKDLEALLKAAGEDGPFIMVGHSMAGTYMPLFAARNHDRIRGLVFIDAAPPEAIDQPQVRAFVEKFAAASRWAARGARIGLYQPLAGTWFGDKIGLTPVASAEKRRAFASPTHNRWASAEVDQWMNTAAEAKAAGPLDPAWPVAVITAGPVAGREAWKDLQATPARRSQHGYIDHVAAASHATLLGVSHADSVVRGVTFVRQAVAGQPESPPQQVAQSRATNP; via the coding sequence ATGCGGCGCGGCTCCAAGATCCTTGCGGGCCTGATCCTGGCGATCCTGGCCTATATCGCAGCCGGCGGCGCCCTGGTCGCCGCGGAGGCCTCTCACCCCATGCGCGGACGGTTGGTCGATATCGGCGGGCGGCGGATGCACCTCGTCTGCGAGGGCGAGCGGAACGCCGAGCCCACCGTCCTGTTCGAAGCCGGCGCCTTTGGCTTTTCCGCCGACTGGGGCGTAGTCCAGGATCGCGTCACCGCGCAAGGCCTGCACACCTGCTCCTACGACCGCGCGGGGCTCGGCCTTTCCGATCCCGGTCCCGGCCCTCGCGACGGCCTGGCCGCGGCCAAGGACCTCGAGGCCCTGCTGAAAGCCGCCGGCGAGGACGGGCCTTTCATCATGGTCGGCCATTCCATGGCCGGGACCTACATGCCGCTGTTCGCCGCCCGCAACCATGACCGCATCCGCGGCCTGGTCTTCATCGACGCGGCGCCGCCCGAAGCAATCGACCAGCCGCAGGTGAGAGCCTTCGTAGAGAAGTTCGCCGCCGCCTCGCGTTGGGCGGCGAGGGGGGCTCGGATCGGTCTCTACCAGCCCCTGGCCGGCACCTGGTTCGGCGACAAGATCGGCCTTACCCCGGTCGCTTCGGCGGAAAAGCGCCGCGCCTTCGCCTCGCCGACCCACAACCGCTGGGCCTCGGCCGAGGTCGACCAGTGGATGAACACCGCCGCGGAGGCCAAGGCCGCCGGCCCCCTGGACCCCGCCTGGCCGGTGGCCGTGATCACCGCCGGGCCGGTCGCCGGGCGCGAGGCCTGGAAAGACCTGCAGGCCACCCCGGCCCGGCGTTCGCAGCATGGCTATATCGACCACGTAGCGGCCGCCAGCCACGCCACCCTGTTGGGCGTCAGCCATGCCGACTCGGTCGTTCGAGGTGTCACCTTCGTGCGCCAAGCGGTCGCCGGCCAGCCAGAATCGCCGCCACAGCAGGTCGCGCAAAGCCGCGCTACGAACCCCTGA
- the hisG gene encoding ATP phosphoribosyltransferase, translating to MSTAPLIMGLPSKGRLKEQCEAWLSDSGFRLEVEGGERGYRAEIVGLPDVVVQLLSASDIAAALDAGDIHLGVTGEDLLRERGEHVADQVMLLRALGFGRADLVVAAPKSWIDVETMADVDEVAAHYAARTGRRLRVATKYTAQTRAFFARLGIVDYRIVESGGATEGAPAAGAAELVVDITTTGATLRANGLKILSDGVILKSQAQLAASLKTAWTAGQLGSVRRLLGVVEARARARRLSLMAWPPEQSVRAEAATEPFLARGASRRANGLLAQTSDLFDIAAALSAEGVGPVSVTRPEFAFEPASPAADALEARLKP from the coding sequence ATGAGCACGGCGCCCCTGATCATGGGTCTGCCCTCCAAGGGGCGGCTGAAGGAACAGTGCGAGGCCTGGCTGTCGGACAGCGGCTTCCGCCTGGAGGTCGAGGGCGGCGAGCGCGGCTACAGAGCCGAGATCGTCGGCCTGCCTGACGTGGTGGTGCAGTTGCTCTCGGCCAGCGACATCGCCGCGGCGCTCGACGCCGGCGACATCCACCTGGGCGTCACCGGCGAGGACCTGCTGCGCGAGCGCGGGGAGCACGTGGCCGACCAGGTCATGCTGCTGCGCGCGTTAGGGTTTGGCCGCGCCGACCTGGTGGTGGCCGCGCCCAAGAGCTGGATCGACGTCGAGACCATGGCCGATGTGGACGAGGTCGCCGCCCACTATGCGGCGCGCACCGGCCGGCGCCTGCGTGTGGCGACCAAATACACCGCCCAGACCCGCGCCTTCTTCGCCCGGCTGGGCATCGTCGACTACCGCATCGTCGAGTCCGGCGGGGCCACCGAGGGCGCGCCCGCGGCCGGGGCGGCCGAGCTGGTGGTCGACATCACCACCACCGGCGCCACCCTGCGCGCCAACGGGCTGAAGATCCTGTCGGACGGGGTGATCCTGAAGAGCCAGGCCCAGCTCGCCGCCAGCCTGAAGACGGCCTGGACTGCGGGCCAGTTGGGTTCGGTGCGGCGCCTGTTGGGCGTGGTCGAGGCCCGGGCCCGGGCGCGGCGCCTGAGCCTCATGGCCTGGCCGCCGGAACAGTCTGTCAGGGCGGAGGCGGCGACCGAGCCGTTCCTGGCGCGCGGCGCCTCGCGGCGGGCCAATGGCCTCCTGGCCCAGACCAGCGACCTGTTCGACATCGCCGCGGCCTTGAGCGCCGAGGGCGTCGGACCGGTGTCGGTGACCCGGCCGGAATTCGCCTTCGAGCCGGCCAGCCCCGCCGCCGACGCCCTGGAAGCCCGCCTGAAGCCCTGA
- a CDS encoding ATP phosphoribosyltransferase regulatory subunit, whose translation MRLEPAVPDSVRAAIRAPFAGAGAAIDPAVIQPLGLILDLAGEAMHARLFVVQGQGGEESCLRPDFTIAVAREHIASGAAAGRYTYEGRAFRVSPAGADHPEEFLQVGLEAFGGADLAAADAEVASLAWRSASAGGRDDLSLLLGDVGLYRAFVAALGLAAPLTQRLIRAFSRPRTMGAELERAQSGDVAERQGDRIASLLAGLPETEAVAVLQDLWALAGVQQVGGRSAGEIAHRLIERSAAASAPRLTEAEAGLIRRYLEISGEPRAALAQIAALGVNLDGPLGAWSQRLDALEAAGAPRERMSFATGFGRAFGYYDGMLFEVRSAALGEGFSVAGGGRYDALPVRLGGGQTGAVGCMVRPARAWSGALS comes from the coding sequence ATGCGCCTGGAGCCGGCCGTTCCCGACAGCGTGCGGGCCGCCATTCGCGCGCCCTTCGCCGGCGCCGGCGCCGCCATCGACCCGGCGGTGATCCAGCCCCTGGGCCTGATCCTGGACCTGGCCGGCGAGGCCATGCACGCACGCCTGTTCGTGGTGCAGGGCCAGGGCGGCGAGGAGAGCTGCCTGCGTCCCGACTTCACCATCGCCGTGGCCCGCGAGCACATCGCCTCAGGCGCCGCTGCCGGCCGCTACACCTATGAGGGCCGCGCCTTCCGCGTCTCGCCGGCGGGGGCGGACCATCCCGAGGAATTCCTGCAGGTCGGCCTGGAAGCCTTCGGCGGCGCCGACCTGGCCGCGGCCGACGCCGAGGTCGCGAGCCTGGCCTGGCGCTCAGCCAGCGCCGGGGGGCGGGACGATCTTTCCCTGCTTCTGGGCGATGTCGGCCTCTACCGCGCCTTCGTCGCCGCCCTGGGCCTGGCCGCGCCACTGACCCAGCGTCTGATCCGCGCCTTTTCCCGCCCACGCACCATGGGCGCAGAGCTGGAGCGCGCCCAGTCGGGCGACGTCGCCGAGCGCCAGGGCGACCGCATCGCCTCGCTGCTGGCGGGCCTGCCCGAGACCGAGGCGGTGGCCGTTCTGCAGGACCTCTGGGCCCTGGCCGGGGTGCAGCAGGTCGGCGGGCGCAGCGCCGGCGAGATCGCCCATCGGCTGATCGAGCGTTCCGCCGCCGCCAGCGCCCCGCGCCTGACCGAGGCCGAGGCCGGGCTGATCCGCCGCTATCTGGAGATTTCCGGCGAGCCGCGCGCGGCCTTGGCGCAGATCGCCGCCCTTGGCGTGAACCTCGACGGTCCGCTAGGCGCCTGGTCGCAGCGGCTCGACGCCCTGGAGGCGGCCGGCGCGCCGCGCGAGCGCATGAGCTTCGCCACCGGCTTCGGCCGCGCCTTCGGCTACTACGACGGCATGCTGTTCGAGGTGCGCAGCGCCGCCCTGGGCGAAGGCTTCTCGGTCGCCGGCGGCGGTCGCTACGACGCCCTGCCGGTGCGGCTGGGCGGCGGCCAGACCGGAGCGGTCGGCTGCATGGTGCGCCCAGCGCGGGCCTGGTCGGGAGCCCTGTCATGA
- the hisS gene encoding histidine--tRNA ligase — translation MSETFRPIARTPRGFADKRAADLRAERRIIEAIAEVYERCGFERLDTGAFEYADALGKFLPDSDRPNEGVFALQDDDEQWMALRYDLTAPLARFSAQHWETLPKPFRRYAVGPVWRNEKPGPGRFREFIQCDADTVGSARPEADAEMIAMMSQGLEAIGLQPGQAVVKINNRKLLNGLLSAAGVEDAGQRLAVLRAVDKLDRLGPDGVRHLLGEGRKDESGAFTVGARISASAAERVLAFVTAGQPDRAGTLSSIAEAIGGSAEGDEGLEELAKIDAALTSLGVGADRASFDPSIVRGLEYYTGAVFEAELLLDTTDERGQPMRFGSVGGGGRYDDLVARFTGERTPATGFSFGVSRLIAALRAAGRDSAEKARGPVVVIAFDQAAMAHYFAAAGELRAAGIAAEVYLGTSGMKAQMKYADRRLSPAAVIMGGDEIAAGQVTIKDLDLGRELAAGVTDNQAWRAERPGQVTVSRDELVSVVRRIVDAG, via the coding sequence ATGAGCGAGACCTTCCGACCCATCGCCCGCACGCCGCGCGGCTTCGCCGACAAGCGCGCCGCCGACCTGCGCGCAGAGCGCCGGATCATCGAGGCGATCGCGGAAGTCTATGAGCGCTGCGGTTTCGAGCGGCTGGACACCGGCGCGTTCGAATATGCCGACGCGCTCGGCAAGTTCCTGCCCGACAGCGACCGGCCGAACGAGGGCGTTTTCGCCCTGCAGGACGATGACGAGCAGTGGATGGCGCTGCGCTATGACCTGACCGCGCCCCTCGCCCGTTTTTCCGCCCAGCACTGGGAGACCCTGCCCAAGCCATTCCGCCGCTATGCTGTCGGCCCGGTCTGGCGCAACGAGAAGCCGGGGCCTGGCCGCTTCCGCGAATTCATCCAGTGCGACGCCGACACGGTGGGCTCGGCCCGTCCCGAGGCCGACGCCGAGATGATCGCCATGATGAGCCAGGGGCTGGAGGCGATCGGCCTTCAGCCCGGCCAGGCGGTGGTCAAGATCAACAATCGCAAGCTCCTGAACGGCCTTCTGAGCGCCGCCGGGGTCGAGGATGCGGGCCAGCGCCTGGCGGTGCTGCGTGCGGTGGACAAGCTGGACCGGCTGGGGCCGGACGGAGTGCGCCACCTGTTGGGCGAAGGGCGCAAGGACGAGTCGGGCGCTTTCACGGTCGGGGCCAGGATCTCGGCCTCGGCGGCCGAGCGGGTGCTGGCCTTCGTCACCGCCGGCCAGCCCGACCGAGCCGGGACGCTTTCCAGCATCGCCGAGGCCATTGGCGGCTCGGCCGAGGGCGACGAGGGGCTGGAGGAGTTGGCGAAGATCGACGCCGCCCTGACCAGCCTGGGCGTCGGCGCGGACCGGGCGAGCTTCGATCCCTCGATCGTGCGCGGGCTTGAATACTATACGGGCGCGGTTTTCGAGGCCGAGCTGCTGCTGGACACCACCGACGAGCGCGGCCAGCCGATGCGCTTCGGCTCGGTGGGCGGCGGCGGGCGCTATGACGACCTGGTGGCCCGCTTCACCGGCGAACGGACCCCGGCCACGGGCTTTTCCTTCGGCGTCTCGCGCCTCATCGCGGCCCTGCGCGCCGCCGGCCGCGATTCCGCTGAGAAAGCGCGCGGCCCGGTGGTGGTGATCGCCTTCGACCAGGCCGCCATGGCCCACTATTTCGCCGCCGCCGGCGAGCTGCGCGCCGCCGGGATCGCCGCCGAGGTCTATCTGGGGACCTCGGGGATGAAGGCGCAGATGAAATACGCCGACCGGCGCCTATCGCCGGCGGCCGTGATCATGGGCGGGGACGAGATCGCCGCCGGCCAGGTGACCATCAAGGACCTGGACCTCGGCCGCGAACTGGCCGCGGGCGTCACCGACAACCAGGCTTGGCGCGCCGAGCGGCCGGGGCAGGTGACCGTCTCGCGGGACGAGTTGGTCTCGGTCGTCCGCCGTATCGTGGACGCTGGCTGA
- a CDS encoding DUF1801 domain-containing protein: MSKAAASEAESPSRLIDARIAELGDWRGETLARVRALIKEAEPEVVETWKWRGVPVWERDGMICTGETYKAAVKLTFAKGAALDDPAGLFNSSLDGNVRRAIDLHEGEPVNGEALKALVRAAVALNRSKGKK; encoded by the coding sequence ATGAGCAAGGCTGCAGCATCCGAGGCTGAGTCCCCGTCGCGCCTGATCGACGCTCGCATCGCCGAGCTGGGCGACTGGCGCGGCGAGACCCTCGCCCGCGTCCGGGCCCTGATCAAGGAAGCCGAGCCCGAGGTGGTCGAGACCTGGAAATGGCGCGGGGTGCCGGTCTGGGAACGCGACGGCATGATCTGCACTGGCGAGACCTACAAGGCCGCCGTCAAGCTGACCTTCGCCAAGGGTGCGGCGCTGGACGACCCGGCAGGCCTGTTCAACTCCAGCCTGGACGGCAACGTCCGGCGCGCCATCGACCTCCACGAGGGCGAGCCGGTCAACGGCGAGGCGCTGAAGGCGCTGGTGCGGGCGGCCGTGGCCCTGAACCGGTCGAAGGGTAAGAAGTAG
- the phaR gene encoding polyhydroxyalkanoate synthesis repressor PhaR, giving the protein MAEADQTGERVVIKKYANRRLYNTRSSAYVTLEHLAEMVKEGVDFVVYDAKTNEDITRSVLTQIIFDEESRGQNLLPIQFLRQLIRFYGDSMQAFVPSFLELSLDNFTRQQERMRGQMGAAGLSVPPGMGFMEEQVRQNMAMFDRAMKMFTPFAFGRPDEPAAAAPAAEPAAETPPPADTGLDDLKKRIEEMQQQIAKLAAKE; this is encoded by the coding sequence ATGGCAGAAGCCGACCAAACCGGTGAGCGCGTGGTCATCAAGAAGTACGCCAACCGGCGGCTCTACAACACCCGCTCCAGCGCCTATGTGACGCTCGAGCACCTGGCCGAGATGGTCAAGGAGGGCGTCGATTTCGTCGTCTACGACGCCAAGACCAACGAGGACATCACCAGGTCCGTCCTGACCCAGATCATCTTCGACGAAGAGAGCCGGGGACAGAACCTGCTGCCCATCCAGTTCCTGCGCCAGCTGATCCGCTTCTATGGCGACAGCATGCAGGCGTTTGTGCCGAGCTTCCTGGAGTTGTCCCTGGACAACTTCACCCGCCAGCAGGAGCGGATGCGCGGGCAGATGGGCGCGGCCGGGCTTTCGGTTCCGCCAGGCATGGGCTTCATGGAGGAGCAGGTCCGTCAGAACATGGCCATGTTCGACCGGGCAATGAAGATGTTCACCCCATTCGCCTTCGGCCGCCCGGACGAGCCCGCCGCTGCGGCCCCGGCGGCGGAGCCGGCCGCCGAAACGCCCCCGCCGGCCGACACCGGCCTGGACGACCTGAAGAAGCGCATCGAGGAAATGCAGCAGCAGATCGCCAAGCTGGCGGCGAAGGAATAG